A window of the Apostichopus japonicus isolate 1M-3 chromosome 8, ASM3797524v1, whole genome shotgun sequence genome harbors these coding sequences:
- the LOC139971262 gene encoding uncharacterized protein isoform X1 has protein sequence MMELGSITMSPPYDNDEDILFPDLISTMESLEGDISGMLSSTSKEEPCLGSFPNIVNVDDTDMDGEDEEVAVLKRLSREQKKKEKLSNLLEITDSQLQKPNAFSQSNVSSSTPETVMILPGKDGTEQIHFGPNRNAIMAKLNRQKKKQQMSDLEKMVTDLSQENEELKIDQCNLKSQVTSLESEVEYLKGVLANQSELSSLLKNVKATSLSFHSSIGDLATPKQSTAGIENKRPCPSVGKEGPAKRHKLTKGLTKSAKVTNRVCLETIETQTARYSVSSRSSSRQKSALYEDALREKASSDLKGVCLHVRDKKVSLEFCRSCSRRAEAAFIKEEEEDE, from the coding sequence atgGAACTTGGATCTATTACCATGAGTCCACCTTATGACAATGATGAAGACATTCTGTTCCCTGATTTAATATCAACCATGGAATCACTAGAAGGCGATATATCGGGTATGCTGTCATCCACATCGAAGGAGGAGCCATGCCTGGGCTCATTTCCGAATATAGTGAACGTCGATGACACAGACATGGATGGAGAGGATGAAGAAGTTGCTGTGCTAAAAAGGTTAAGCCGAgaacagaagaagaaagaaaaactctCAAATCTTCTGGAGATTACCGATTCCCAGCTCCAAAAACCGAATGCATTTTCACAATCAAATGTGTCCTCGTCTACCCCTGAGACAGTGATGATATTGCCAGGCAAAGATGGGACGGAGCAAATACACTTTGGGCCGAATCGTAACGCCATAATGGCTAAGCTGAACAGAcagaaaaagaaacagcaaatgTCAGACCTGGAGAAGATGGTCACAGATCTCTCCCAGGAGAACGAAGAGCTTAAAATAGATCAGTGTAACCTGAAAAGTCAGGTAACCAGTTTGGAGTCAGAAGTGGAATATCTGAAGGGAGTGCTGGCCAATCAAAGTGAACTTTCCAGTCTGTTAAAGAACGTTAAGGCAACTAGTCTTTCATTTCACAGCTCTATTGGTGATTTAGCAACTCCTAAACAGTCCACTGCAGGCATTGAGAATAAAAGACCATGCCCTTCTGTTGGTAAAGAGGGGCCTGCCAAACGACATAAACTCACAAAGGGCCTCACAAAGTCAGCGAAGGTAACAAATCGAGTGTGTCTTGAAACTATCGAGACACAAACAGCAAGATACTCTGTGAGCAGTAGGTCGAGCTCTCGTCAAAAGAGTGCCTTATATGAAGATGCATTGAGGGAGAAGGCCTCCAGTGATCTCAAAGGTGTCTGTCTGCACGTGAGGGATAAGAAGGTCTCACTGGAGTTTTGTAGAAGTTGTAGCAGGAGAGCAGAGGCAGCTTTCAtcaaggaggaggaggaggatgaatGA
- the LOC139971262 gene encoding uncharacterized protein isoform X2 — MELGSITMSPPYDNDEDILFPDLISTMESLEGDISGMLSSTSKEEPCLGSFPNIVNVDDTDMDGEDEEVAVLKRLSREQKKKEKLSNLLEITDSQLQKPNAFSQSNVSSSTPETVMILPGKDGTEQIHFGPNRNAIMAKLNRQKKKQQMSDLEKMVTDLSQENEELKIDQCNLKSQVTSLESEVEYLKGVLANQSELSSLLKNVKATSLSFHSSIGDLATPKQSTAGIENKRPCPSVGKEGPAKRHKLTKGLTKSAKVTNRVCLETIETQTARYSVSSRSSSRQKSALYEDALREKASSDLKGVCLHVRDKKVSLEFCRSCSRRAEAAFIKEEEEDE, encoded by the coding sequence atgGAACTTGGATCTATTACCATGAGTCCACCTTATGACAATGATGAAGACATTCTGTTCCCTGATTTAATATCAACCATGGAATCACTAGAAGGCGATATATCGGGTATGCTGTCATCCACATCGAAGGAGGAGCCATGCCTGGGCTCATTTCCGAATATAGTGAACGTCGATGACACAGACATGGATGGAGAGGATGAAGAAGTTGCTGTGCTAAAAAGGTTAAGCCGAgaacagaagaagaaagaaaaactctCAAATCTTCTGGAGATTACCGATTCCCAGCTCCAAAAACCGAATGCATTTTCACAATCAAATGTGTCCTCGTCTACCCCTGAGACAGTGATGATATTGCCAGGCAAAGATGGGACGGAGCAAATACACTTTGGGCCGAATCGTAACGCCATAATGGCTAAGCTGAACAGAcagaaaaagaaacagcaaatgTCAGACCTGGAGAAGATGGTCACAGATCTCTCCCAGGAGAACGAAGAGCTTAAAATAGATCAGTGTAACCTGAAAAGTCAGGTAACCAGTTTGGAGTCAGAAGTGGAATATCTGAAGGGAGTGCTGGCCAATCAAAGTGAACTTTCCAGTCTGTTAAAGAACGTTAAGGCAACTAGTCTTTCATTTCACAGCTCTATTGGTGATTTAGCAACTCCTAAACAGTCCACTGCAGGCATTGAGAATAAAAGACCATGCCCTTCTGTTGGTAAAGAGGGGCCTGCCAAACGACATAAACTCACAAAGGGCCTCACAAAGTCAGCGAAGGTAACAAATCGAGTGTGTCTTGAAACTATCGAGACACAAACAGCAAGATACTCTGTGAGCAGTAGGTCGAGCTCTCGTCAAAAGAGTGCCTTATATGAAGATGCATTGAGGGAGAAGGCCTCCAGTGATCTCAAAGGTGTCTGTCTGCACGTGAGGGATAAGAAGGTCTCACTGGAGTTTTGTAGAAGTTGTAGCAGGAGAGCAGAGGCAGCTTTCAtcaaggaggaggaggaggatgaatGA